Genomic window (Streptomyces clavuligerus):
ACGGTCAGCACCGCGCCGACCCGCAGAACGTCCCGTTCGTCCAGCTCGTTCTCCGTCCGGAGCCATGCGACGGTGGTGCCGTACCGGCAGGCGATGCCGTGCAGGGTGTCACCCGGCCGCACCGGGACGCGGCGGGGGAACAGATCGCCGTACCGCAGCGCCGGGGAGCGCCAGGAGGGCGCGCGGTCGGCCGAGGTCGAGGGCCCTGGCAGCGGCACCCGCCCGGTGAGACCCGGTAGGGAAGTGGCGTCCGGTACCGGTGTGGTCCCCGGGGCGGGGAAGGCACCCGTCCAGGGGCCCCCGCTCGGCGGCGCCCACGGCAGCACCGGGCAGCCCACCGCGCCGCCCGTCCGGCCCGACGGATAGGGGTCCGACCAGTCGGCCCTGACCAGCATCACCCCCCACAGCGCGAACAGGACGAGCAGCGTGCCGAAGGTGAACCGGCCCACGCTCTTCTGACGGCGCAACTCCTCGGCCACGAACTCCGGTACCCGCCGTGCGGGCCGCCCGCCCATGGTGCGCCCCGCCGGGGCGGACACCGTACGCAGCGCCAGCGGAACGGGAGCCTCGACCTCCAGGCCGAGCCGGGCCAGCTCACGGCGGAGGCCGCGCACCCCCGCCGGGGTCCGGGCGGCGGCCCGCGTCAGTTCCTCCAGCACCCGGCCCGAACCCCGGTGGCAGTCGAGCCGGTACCCCTCGGTCCAACTCAGCGACCAGCGCGCCAGACCGGCCCCCGCCAGCGCCTGCCCGGTCAGCGCGTACAGCGCCTCCGCCACCTGCTCCCCGGGGTCGGGCGCGTCCGTGAACCGCCGGATCAACTCCCCCCGTTCATCACGCTCTCCGCGTCCATCACGTTCACCACGTTCACCGGGGGCTATGCGTTCCAGCAGGTCCAGCACTGTGCCGAGGGTCGGCAGCGCGGTCACGCCGACGCCGCGCGCCGCGTCCAGCAGCAGGCTCGCCGGTTCGATCGCGAACGCCTCGGCGGCCAGGTCGGCCCATCGCTCCCGGGGCAGCGCGGTCGACCCGGTCCGCGACTCGGCGAGCAGCCGCCGTTCCACCCGGGCCACCGGCGCCGGGCCGGCCACCGGCGGCGGACCGCAGGTGGCGGCGGACCGCGGCGGACCGCCGGTCCGCGCCTCGATCAGGGCCAGCCGCCGGACCAGCGGCGGATGGGAGTCCAGCGGGGAGCCGCCCGACTCGACCGGGTGCGCGCGCCGCTCGGCCAGCCGCTCCCCGACCTCCGGGTCCTCCAGCATCGCGGTGAACGTCCCGAAGACGTCCTCGGGGACGAATCCGAGCCCCTGGACGGGCCGCAGAAAGCGGTCGAGGAAACCGTTCCAGGCGAGGTCGAGCGCGTGCACGGTGCGCAGCGCCCCGGCGGTGGCCGCCGGGCCCGCCACGGCGACGGCCTCGGCGTCCGCCTCCAGTTCCTGACGGCGCCGGACCGCGAGGGTCAGCCGCAGGTAGAGCGCGGCGTAGACGGCGATCACCCCGTGGAAGAGCCCGGCGTAGCCGAGGACGCCCCGCCCGCCCGCCTCGGTCATCCGGAGCCGGAAGAGGGTGGAGCGCAGCGACTCCGCCCCCCGGTAGGAGATCGCTCCGAAGCGGGTGTGGCGGCCCGCGTAGTGGCCCAGTTCATGGGCGAGCACCGCGCGCAGCTCGGCCGGTTCCACTCCGTTCAGCAGCGGCACGCCGAGATACATCGTCCGCTCGCCGACGATCAGTCCGAGCATGCTCGACTCCTCCGACACCGAGGCGTTGACCTCGGACGTCAGCAGGATGCGGCCCGGCGGCCGGGTGCCCAGGCGTTCGGCCAGCTCCTCGACCAGCCGCCACAGGCCGGGCGCGTCGGCACGGCGCAGGAGTACCGCGCCGGGGGGCGCGTCGGCGACCCGGCTGACCGTCATCAGCCCGTACCCGAGCGCGAATCCGGCCGGGACGCAGCCGCCGACGACGAGCGCCCAGCTTCCGACGCGGGTGGGGGTCTCCACCATGCCCCACAGGGTGACCGCGACGAATCCCGCGTCGATGAGGAGCAGGGTGCAGACCATGACATAGAAACCGGCCAGCAGGGTCACGGCCAGCAGTCCGCGCACTCCGCCCAGGAGCGCGCGCACGGCCGCTCCGCCGCTCCCCGCCGCCGCTTCCTCCCTCACGGTCACGGCCGCTCCCCGAGCCGCCGGGCGAGCGCGGCGCGGGCGCGCGCCGGTTCCCCCGGGTCCGTGAGGAGGGCCGCCCGCAGCCATGCCTCGGTGTCCCTGAGCGCCTCGTCGACGGGGTCGGCCGCGCCCCGGCCCGGCCCGTTCAGCCCTTTCACCCCCGCCAGACCGTCGAGGCCGTTCAGGCCGTTCAGGCCGTTCAGCCGGATTCGGTCGCGTTCGCCCCGGCCCGGCCCCACCATGAACGCCTCCCGACCACTCAGCTCCACGTCGGTCATGCCCAGCGCCTCCTTGAGGGTCCGGCGCGCCTTCGACACATTCGCGGCGACGCCGCCCCGCGTCATCCGCAGCGCCTCGGCGATGTCCTGCTGCGACCACCCGTGCAGACAGAACAGCACCATGGTGACCCGCTGCCGGGGCGGCAGGGCGGCGAGCAGCCGTAACACCTCGCGCGCTTCGGCGGCCCGCTCGGGGCCCGCCTGCACCGGCACCGGCAGATCGGGCAGCCGGTCCTGACCGGCCCGGCGCCGGCGGTACGTCTTCCACAGCCGCTGGACGGCGATCCGGTACACCCATGCCTCGGGGAGTTCATAGCCGGAGATCCGGTCCCAGGCCCGGTACGCCTCGGCGAATCCTTCCTGCACCGCGTCCTCGGCGTCCTCGCGATGGCCGCACAGCATGATCGCCTGGGCCAGGAGGCGCGGTTGGGCACCGGCGAAGAAGGTCTCGAAGTCGCGTGCCCGCCCGACCGGTTCCGGGTTCATGAACGGGCCTCCCGCCCCGCCGCGGCGAGCCGGTCCCGCTCGGCGGCCGACGCCGTCCGCGCGGTGACCCCGCCGCCCTCGCGACGGGTGGCCTCCACCGTGCCCCCCGGCCCGGCCGCCCTCAGCACCGTGGCCATGGCGTGCGCCCACGCGCGCTCCCGCGCGGGCCGCGTCCAGAGTTCCGTCAGCGCGTACAGCAGCCGGGCGCCCACCACCACCACGACCAGTACCACAGGGTCCAGCATCCTCGGTGTCCTCTCTCCGGCAACCGTTGTCGACACCCGGATACAGCCGCCGACGGCCCCCGCGTTTACCCGCTGCCGGACATCCATCATGGCCGCGCCCGGCCCCGGCGGCGCCGGTTCCGCTGTGTGCCGTGTCCTGTACGCCTCCCGTCGGTCCTCTCGCGTACGTTCTCCGGCGTATACCGACTCGGCCGGGGGCCCGGACGGACAACTGCGCCCTGTATTCAGGCCGTTCGGCGCTCCGGCGCACTCCGACGCTCACACCGCCCGGCGTTTGTCCAGCGCCGTTCGCCTGAAGAGGTGAATACCCGGCCCACGCGTAGTGGATCGTCGCATTGTCTTCTTAACCTCTCGAAGAACAATCCGACAGCTCCATGTCCACCGCCGCAGAGAAGAAGAGGGAAGCAAGGATGTCCACCGAGGTAAAGCACCGGAAGTTCAACAAGCTCTTCGACTGGTTCGACCAGAGCCATGACGGACTGCTCACACGGGCGGACTTCCGGGCGATGAGCGGCCTCTTCAGCGCGCTGGCCCCGGAGGGCGACCAGGAGAATGTCTCCGCTTTCGAGGAGGCGTTCGACAAGTGGTGGCAACTCCTGGTCGCCCACACCGGCGTCCAGGAGGACGGGGAGGTCACCCGGCAGGAGTTCTTCGGCGTCATGGAGACCGGCGTCACATCCCCCGAGCCGTTCGAGGACACGGTGATGGCCATCGTGAACGCCCTGATGCGCACCCTCGACACCAATGGCGACGGGGTGTTGTCGCAGGACGAGTACGTCCGTATGTACGACGCTCTCGGCATTCCCCCCGAGCACTCCGGCGCGGCGTTCAGGCTGCTCGACCGGGACGGGGACGGAAGCATCAGCCATGAGGAATTCAGGCTGGCCATCCACGAGTTCTATCTGAGCACGGACGAGAACGCACCGGGGAACTGGCTCATCGGCCCCTTCGACCAGCCCGCCTGATTCCGCGCCGTTCCGCACCCTGCACACGAAGGAGCCCGCCGGGTTCCGGGGAGTCGTTCCCCGGCACCCGGCGGGCTCCGTTGTCAGTGGTGTCATGGATGATCGGCGCATCAGGTCTTCCACCGGGACGGAGCGCCATGCCGATCACCAACCAGCGGGCAGCGGCCCACGCGTTTCTGGGGGAGCTGTACGCGGACACGTACTTCCCCGATCACGTCCTCGACCGGGGCAGGGCGATCCTGCTGCGCCTGTGCGAGCGGATAGAGGCCGAGCGGCCGGTGGATCTGGCGGCCCTGTATGTGCTCACCCGGGCCGCGACGGAGGAGTTCAACCTGCTGGAGGCGGAGTTCGAGGCGGCCGGGAGCGAGATCGAGACGGTGGCCCGCGAGGAGATCGGCGCGGACTTCTGGTTCGTCGCGTCGGCCTACGGGTTCCCGGACGCGGACATGGAGGAGCTGATCGCCACACGGGACTGGTGAACGGGACTGATGAGAGGCCCGGCGGGCCCGCTCCGGAGTCCCGGCGGGCGACGCGGCGGTATGTCCGGGGGCTGTGCGACGGGTCCGGGCGGGCGAGGTGACGGGCCCGCTCCCGAGTCCGGGCGGACGACCCGGTGGGTCCAGGGGGCGGGGACGATACGGAAGGCCGCCTGCGCGTCGGGCCGCCGCCCGGCCGGGAGCGCCCGAGGTTCCCCGTTCGACCGGCGGATTCGCCTGCCCCGTGGGAGACTTCGGCCCATGGGGGACGTGACACTCATCTTCGACGACGGCTCGACGGTACGCCTGCACCTCGCGCCCGAGACCGACACCGCGTCCGGCGCCGGGAACGGAAGCGGAAGCGGGAGGGGCGGCGGGACCGCTCACCCGGAAGCGGACGGCACCGCCGGGACCGCCGGGACCGCCGACGAGCTGGACCTGCCGGAGGGGTTCGGTTCCGCCCGGCCGGTCAGCGTCGACGGCCGCGCCGCGCAGGCCCTGACCCGGAGCGGTGACGCGCTCGCCCAGGCGCTCCGCCCGCTGGGCGGTGTACTGGACGGCATCCACCGCAGCTTCACCGGGTTCGCCCAGCGCCCCGACGAGGTGACCGTCCAGTTCGGCGTCACCCTGGGCAGCGATCTGAGCCTCGGGGTGTTCTCGGGCAGCGGCCAGGCCAGCTTCACGGTCTCCGCCACCTGGAATCTCGCGAACGGCACCCCGCCGGGGAACCGGCCCGGCGAACGGCCGCCCCCTCCCCCTCGGGCGAACGGCTCCTGACCGTATGCGGGCGCAGGTGAACGACGCGCTGGCCGATGTCCCGCTGCACCGGGCGTTCGTCACCGTGCTGGGCCGGGACCGGCCCGTCGGAGCCGCCGTGCTGCTGGCCCCACGGCTGGTGCTCACCTGCGCGCACGTCGTCAACAGCGCGCTGGGACGGGACCGTTTCGGCACCGCCCCGCCCCACCGGGGCGACCGGGTCGAGCTGCGGATGCCGCACATCGACCGGGAGCGCCCCCTGGTGGGACGGGTCGTCCCGGAGTCCTGGCGGCCACCGCGCTCACGGTCGGAAGCCGGGCGTCCGGCGCCGCCCGCGACGGGATCGCTGCCGTACTACGGGGACCTAGCCGTACTCGAACTGGACACGGACGCGCCGCCCGGCGCCGAACCCGCGCCCTTCCTGCCGCACCGGGACGGCTGCGAAGTGGTGGCGCAGTGGGCCAGCGGCCACGCCCTCCCCACGCTGCGCGCCATGCCCCGGGTCTCCGCCCACCCCTGGATCGCCCTCGATGTCCTGGGCGGCAGAGTGGCGGACGGCTTCAGCGGAGGGCCGCTCTGGGACCGCGAGCGGCAGGGCGTCGTCGGACTGGTGGTCGCCTCCCACGAGCACCGGGACCCCCCGGGCCGCCCGGCGCCGACCGGCCCGCACGCCGACCGCGGCGCCCCGCCCGCCGCCCTGTACGCGATCGGCCTGCACTCCATCGAGGCCGAGCTGCCGGACCTGCCGCCGGTCGCGGTACCGGCCGCGGCCCGGGGCGGCCAGCAGCTCATCGGTGTGCTGGAGCAGCTCCTGCCGTCCCGGCAGTCCCTCCTGGCCTGCGAGGAACAGCTCTGCGCCCGGTTGCGCCGCCGCCCGGCAGGGCCCGCCGCCGATGTCGAACGGCTCGTCGGCCTGGCCATGGGCGTCCGCCGGGGCGTACCCGAACTCCTCGACATCGTCCACGACCATCTCGCCGAACAGCGGAGCGACGGCCCGAACGGCCCCGCCGGTACGCCCGGCTGGCAGCGGGTGCTGGGCATCGCCCGCGTCGTCAGCCCGCGCGAACGCCTCTCCCTGGCCCGCAGACGCAGCCTCACCGCGCTGCTCGCCCAGTGCCGGGCCGTCGACCCGGCCGCGCTGCTGCGCACGGTACTGCCCTACGCGCACGACACACCGACGGCCGTCGACCTCGCCGACGCCACCGAAGCCCTGGAGGGCTACGACCCGCCGCCCGGCCAGCCCATGCCGCCGCTGCTCCAGGGCGTCGTCCACATCGGCGTCCATGAGCGCGCCGCCGGGAACGAACTCGCCGACGACCTGGACGCCTGGGTCCACAGGACGGCGCCCCGGCTGGGGGTGGCACCCGCCGCGGTCGACCAGTTCCGGGCCGACACCCTGGCGCTGCACTCCGCGCGGGCGGCCGCGCCCGGAGGTCCCCGCCCGCCCCGGGTGCAGGTGGAACTCCTGCCCGTGCCGCCCGGGCAGCTCTTCACCTACCAGATCTGGGTGTGCGACGAGGACGGCCGCCACGAGATCGTCCTCACCCAGGACACCGAGGTCCCCAGCCACCAGGTGGCGAAGGCCATCCGGCAGGTGCTGCGCACCGAGGTCCGGGAGCACCGGGACACCGCGCTGCTGGAGTTCTTCGTCTCACCCGCGTGGCTGCGTCTCGACGTCGACACCTGGGAGCTGCCGGGCGACGCCGAGGACGGCGGGTTCTACCCCGGCATCACCTGCCATGTGGTGCTGCGCAGCTCGGAGCGGACCCGGGAGACCTACGCGGCGTGGAAGCGCCGCAGCAGCGCGCTGCCGCACGCGCCCCGGCTGCTCATCGACGGGCGCTACGCGGAACCGGCCGTCGCCCGGGCCCGGCTGGAGGTGTGCCCCGAGGCCGGGATCGTGGTGGTGGGCTGTCACCAGCGGCACCAGGGACATGTCCTGCGGCAGTGCATCGAGGCGGGTGTGCACACGGTGCTCTGGCACCGGGAGAGTCACGACGGCCGGGCGTCGACGGATCTGCTGGCGCTGGTCGAGAGCGCCGACCCCACCCAGATCCCCGAAGTGGTGCGGCTGGAACGGGCGAAGGCGATCGCCGAGCCGGACCGCACCGACCACCACGGCCACCGGCTCTCACTGCTGCACGACGGCCCCGACCACAGACCGCCGCCGCTCGCGCCCGACCCCTGGGTACTCGGCCGACCATGAACCCGCCCGCGAACCCGCCCGTGCGTCCGGCCCGACCCCGAACCCGCGCGTGCA
Coding sequences:
- a CDS encoding DUF5713 family protein produces the protein MPITNQRAAAHAFLGELYADTYFPDHVLDRGRAILLRLCERIEAERPVDLAALYVLTRAATEEFNLLEAEFEAAGSEIETVAREEIGADFWFVASAYGFPDADMEELIATRDW
- a CDS encoding EF-hand domain-containing protein; the encoded protein is MSTEVKHRKFNKLFDWFDQSHDGLLTRADFRAMSGLFSALAPEGDQENVSAFEEAFDKWWQLLVAHTGVQEDGEVTRQEFFGVMETGVTSPEPFEDTVMAIVNALMRTLDTNGDGVLSQDEYVRMYDALGIPPEHSGAAFRLLDRDGDGSISHEEFRLAIHEFYLSTDENAPGNWLIGPFDQPA
- a CDS encoding trypsin-like peptidase domain-containing protein, which gives rise to MRAQVNDALADVPLHRAFVTVLGRDRPVGAAVLLAPRLVLTCAHVVNSALGRDRFGTAPPHRGDRVELRMPHIDRERPLVGRVVPESWRPPRSRSEAGRPAPPATGSLPYYGDLAVLELDTDAPPGAEPAPFLPHRDGCEVVAQWASGHALPTLRAMPRVSAHPWIALDVLGGRVADGFSGGPLWDRERQGVVGLVVASHEHRDPPGRPAPTGPHADRGAPPAALYAIGLHSIEAELPDLPPVAVPAAARGGQQLIGVLEQLLPSRQSLLACEEQLCARLRRRPAGPAADVERLVGLAMGVRRGVPELLDIVHDHLAEQRSDGPNGPAGTPGWQRVLGIARVVSPRERLSLARRRSLTALLAQCRAVDPAALLRTVLPYAHDTPTAVDLADATEALEGYDPPPGQPMPPLLQGVVHIGVHERAAGNELADDLDAWVHRTAPRLGVAPAAVDQFRADTLALHSARAAAPGGPRPPRVQVELLPVPPGQLFTYQIWVCDEDGRHEIVLTQDTEVPSHQVAKAIRQVLRTEVREHRDTALLEFFVSPAWLRLDVDTWELPGDAEDGGFYPGITCHVVLRSSERTRETYAAWKRRSSALPHAPRLLIDGRYAEPAVARARLEVCPEAGIVVVGCHQRHQGHVLRQCIEAGVHTVLWHRESHDGRASTDLLALVESADPTQIPEVVRLERAKAIAEPDRTDHHGHRLSLLHDGPDHRPPPLAPDPWVLGRP
- a CDS encoding CU044_2847 family protein, which codes for MGDVTLIFDDGSTVRLHLAPETDTASGAGNGSGSGRGGGTAHPEADGTAGTAGTADELDLPEGFGSARPVSVDGRAAQALTRSGDALAQALRPLGGVLDGIHRSFTGFAQRPDEVTVQFGVTLGSDLSLGVFSGSGQASFTVSATWNLANGTPPGNRPGERPPPPPRANGS
- a CDS encoding RNA polymerase sigma factor — protein: MNPEPVGRARDFETFFAGAQPRLLAQAIMLCGHREDAEDAVQEGFAEAYRAWDRISGYELPEAWVYRIAVQRLWKTYRRRRAGQDRLPDLPVPVQAGPERAAEAREVLRLLAALPPRQRVTMVLFCLHGWSQQDIAEALRMTRGGVAANVSKARRTLKEALGMTDVELSGREAFMVGPGRGERDRIRLNGLNGLNGLDGLAGVKGLNGPGRGAADPVDEALRDTEAWLRAALLTDPGEPARARAALARRLGERP
- a CDS encoding M48 family metalloprotease, which translates into the protein MTVREEAAAGSGGAAVRALLGGVRGLLAVTLLAGFYVMVCTLLLIDAGFVAVTLWGMVETPTRVGSWALVVGGCVPAGFALGYGLMTVSRVADAPPGAVLLRRADAPGLWRLVEELAERLGTRPPGRILLTSEVNASVSEESSMLGLIVGERTMYLGVPLLNGVEPAELRAVLAHELGHYAGRHTRFGAISYRGAESLRSTLFRLRMTEAGGRGVLGYAGLFHGVIAVYAALYLRLTLAVRRRQELEADAEAVAVAGPAATAGALRTVHALDLAWNGFLDRFLRPVQGLGFVPEDVFGTFTAMLEDPEVGERLAERRAHPVESGGSPLDSHPPLVRRLALIEARTGGPPRSAATCGPPPVAGPAPVARVERRLLAESRTGSTALPRERWADLAAEAFAIEPASLLLDAARGVGVTALPTLGTVLDLLERIAPGERGERDGRGERDERGELIRRFTDAPDPGEQVAEALYALTGQALAGAGLARWSLSWTEGYRLDCHRGSGRVLEELTRAAARTPAGVRGLRRELARLGLEVEAPVPLALRTVSAPAGRTMGGRPARRVPEFVAEELRRQKSVGRFTFGTLLVLFALWGVMLVRADWSDPYPSGRTGGAVGCPVLPWAPPSGGPWTGAFPAPGTTPVPDATSLPGLTGRVPLPGPSTSADRAPSWRSPALRYGDLFPRRVPVRPGDTLHGIACRYGTTVAWLRTENELDERDVLRVGAVLTVPRSPQLLTEAGCG